In Pedobacter sp. W3I1, one DNA window encodes the following:
- a CDS encoding nuclear transport factor 2 family protein, which produces MKKLFSTVIASLLALGAFAQKSDGTTKSLVNAEKDFAKSIAKNGDKEAFIDYSTTSTLVFRPNPVNAKTFYAGKANAENDVTWTPNLAKVSRSGDLGFTTGPYEIGTSEKKYGQYLSIWKPENGRWKLAIDLGTESNKPLAKVSPQFIEPKDHVAPKFLNEKEIKAGKEIILTTEKTLNTLLKTHGIAAFGGFLTNDARLLFPGNEAIDGKGKIIAFYNGMISKINLKTTGVDKAIGSDLAYTYGVATIDYKADLRESFNYVFVYEKAADASWNLIVQAFVPAER; this is translated from the coding sequence ATGAAAAAATTATTTTCAACTGTAATAGCTTCGCTTTTAGCCCTAGGTGCTTTTGCCCAAAAAAGTGACGGAACAACCAAATCTTTAGTAAATGCGGAGAAGGATTTTGCTAAATCAATTGCCAAAAATGGAGATAAAGAAGCTTTTATAGACTATTCAACAACAAGCACTTTAGTGTTCAGGCCAAATCCGGTTAATGCCAAAACTTTTTACGCTGGTAAAGCAAATGCTGAAAACGACGTAACGTGGACACCAAACCTGGCGAAAGTATCACGTAGTGGCGATTTAGGTTTCACTACCGGGCCTTATGAAATTGGAACTTCGGAGAAAAAATACGGTCAATACTTATCGATCTGGAAACCAGAAAATGGAAGATGGAAATTAGCCATTGATTTAGGAACAGAGAGCAATAAACCTTTGGCTAAAGTTTCGCCACAGTTTATCGAACCTAAAGATCACGTTGCACCAAAGTTCTTAAATGAAAAAGAAATTAAGGCTGGGAAAGAAATTATCTTAACCACCGAGAAAACATTAAATACTTTGTTAAAAACGCATGGAATTGCAGCATTTGGAGGTTTTTTAACCAATGATGCCCGTTTGCTTTTCCCAGGTAACGAAGCCATTGATGGAAAAGGAAAAATTATTGCTTTTTATAACGGCATGATCAGCAAAATTAACCTGAAAACAACAGGCGTAGATAAAGCAATCGGCAGCGATTTGGCTTATACTTATGGTGTTGCTACTATCGATTACAAGGCCGATTTACGCGAAAGCTTTAACTATGTTTTTGTTTATGAAAAAGCAGCGGATGCAAGCTGGAACTTAATTGTACAAGCCTTTGTACCAGCAGAAAGATAA
- a CDS encoding glycerophosphodiester phosphodiesterase family protein yields MHKKVLLLSILTLLFFQVSAQKKKFDVQGKAGARGIMPENTIEGMLKAIDLGVTTLEMDAVISKDKQVVLSQEPYFNNEISLQPNGKPITLKDQKNYNIYKMDYEEIKKFDVGSKVHSRFPGQMKFKAYKPLLSETINAVEAYVKEHKLAKPVYSIETKTIKNGDNEFHPEPAEFVELIMEVINSKKLAKRVIIESFDMRTLQYLHEKFPKIQTSLLIDEKEPFEDYIEKLGFKPTIYSPYSVLVGKGLVDRCHEMGIKIIPWTVNTVKEVNYFMSLGVDGIITDFPNIMGQLK; encoded by the coding sequence ATGCATAAAAAAGTACTTCTGCTCTCAATCCTAACTTTATTATTTTTTCAGGTTTCTGCACAAAAAAAGAAATTCGATGTACAGGGTAAAGCTGGTGCACGCGGTATTATGCCCGAGAATACCATTGAAGGCATGTTAAAAGCTATCGATTTAGGCGTTACCACCTTAGAAATGGATGCTGTGATTTCAAAAGATAAACAAGTGGTGCTTTCGCAAGAGCCTTATTTCAATAACGAGATTTCTTTGCAACCCAACGGGAAACCGATTACACTCAAAGATCAGAAGAATTATAACATCTACAAGATGGATTATGAGGAGATTAAAAAGTTTGATGTAGGAAGCAAAGTTCACAGCCGCTTTCCCGGGCAGATGAAATTTAAAGCTTACAAACCCCTGCTTTCTGAAACCATAAATGCGGTTGAGGCTTATGTTAAAGAACATAAACTCGCCAAACCTGTATATAGCATCGAAACGAAAACGATTAAAAATGGCGACAATGAATTTCATCCGGAACCTGCAGAATTTGTAGAGCTGATTATGGAGGTCATTAATTCGAAAAAACTTGCCAAAAGAGTCATTATCGAATCGTTTGATATGCGTACGCTACAATACCTGCACGAGAAATTCCCAAAAATACAAACCTCATTATTGATTGACGAAAAAGAACCTTTTGAAGATTATATTGAGAAATTAGGGTTTAAACCAACCATTTACAGCCCTTACTCGGTACTGGTAGGTAAAGGTTTGGTAGACCGCTGCCATGAAATGGGCATCAAAATTATCCCCTGGACGGTGAATACGGTAAAAGAAGTGAATTATTTTATGAGCTTGGGTGTAGATGGCATCATTACCGATTTCCCAAACATCATGGGGCAACTTAAATAG
- a CDS encoding GNAT family N-acetyltransferase: MVQIREILEQDAESVAALSTQLGYESDVKQTSARIKSINNSNENCAFVALVDGKVAGWIHGFYTLRIESDPFVEIGGLIVDENYRNLKIGKQLIEHVNLWAKAHQVKKLKVRCNTKRTESHRFYERIGFKENKRQIAFEMELD; the protein is encoded by the coding sequence ATGGTTCAGATCAGAGAAATTTTAGAGCAAGATGCCGAGAGCGTAGCCGCACTTTCTACACAACTGGGTTACGAAAGTGACGTCAAGCAAACATCGGCCAGAATTAAAAGCATAAATAACAGTAACGAAAACTGCGCATTTGTTGCTTTAGTTGATGGCAAAGTAGCAGGCTGGATTCATGGTTTTTATACCCTTCGGATAGAATCCGATCCATTTGTCGAAATAGGTGGCTTGATTGTGGATGAAAATTACCGAAACCTAAAAATTGGCAAACAGTTGATTGAGCATGTAAACCTTTGGGCAAAAGCGCATCAGGTAAAAAAACTAAAGGTAAGGTGTAATACCAAACGCACCGAAAGTCATCGGTTTTATGAGCGGATTGGCTTTAAAGAGAATAAACGGCAGATCGCTTTTGAAATGGAGCTGGATTAA
- a CDS encoding peptidylprolyl isomerase, whose product MKKVFLVATALICLFLNSFAQKHTVDKVAAVVGNNIILLSDLNQQYTQYLYQGNQANNDIKCKILQQTLTQKLLKQQAEIDSVMVEDGAVDDEVNKRMRFSMQRAGGQERLEQFLNKSVLQYKDEIRPSVKDELIAQKMQQKITENINVTPMEVEKYFKSLGDSIPEFNTEVEVGEVILNPQLTRAEKQKFRDKIEALRLRVKSGEDMGVLAKTYSEDPGSAADGGDYGFIDRNTMVKEFTAWAFKLKAGEISPVFETDYGFHFLQVLERRGEQVHVRHILIMPKTTPESLTRLKLHADSIYNNIIGKKLSFAAAANLYSDNKESKYNGGMMLNAENVQARSTFIPVDKLDPSVFLVIDSMKIGGISKPDLFTAADGKQGYRILYLKSKIPPHKANLTQDFPKIRDAAQSDKINRTLSEWFEKRRESTYIKIDDEFNTCDELKIWTKTTAAK is encoded by the coding sequence ATGAAGAAAGTTTTTTTAGTAGCAACCGCATTAATTTGCCTGTTTTTAAACAGTTTCGCTCAAAAGCACACTGTAGATAAAGTTGCTGCTGTTGTAGGAAATAATATTATCCTGCTATCAGATTTAAACCAACAATATACTCAATATCTTTATCAGGGTAACCAGGCTAACAATGATATTAAGTGTAAAATATTACAACAAACCTTAACTCAAAAATTACTTAAACAACAGGCCGAAATTGATTCGGTAATGGTTGAAGATGGTGCCGTTGATGATGAGGTTAACAAGCGTATGCGCTTTAGTATGCAACGTGCCGGTGGCCAGGAGCGTTTAGAGCAATTCTTAAACAAATCTGTTCTGCAGTACAAAGACGAGATCAGACCATCAGTAAAAGATGAATTGATTGCACAGAAAATGCAACAAAAAATCACCGAAAACATTAACGTTACACCAATGGAGGTTGAAAAATATTTCAAATCTTTAGGTGATAGCATCCCTGAATTTAATACGGAGGTTGAAGTTGGCGAGGTGATTTTAAATCCGCAGTTAACCAGAGCAGAAAAACAGAAATTCCGCGATAAAATTGAAGCCCTTCGTTTAAGGGTTAAAAGTGGCGAGGATATGGGTGTTTTAGCAAAAACTTATTCTGAAGATCCGGGTTCAGCCGCCGATGGTGGTGATTACGGTTTTATTGACAGGAACACGATGGTTAAAGAATTTACGGCCTGGGCATTTAAATTAAAAGCCGGAGAAATTTCGCCTGTGTTCGAAACAGATTATGGCTTCCACTTTTTACAGGTTTTAGAGCGTAGAGGCGAGCAGGTACACGTTAGACATATTTTAATTATGCCTAAAACTACACCAGAAAGTTTAACCCGTTTAAAATTACATGCGGATAGTATTTACAACAATATTATCGGTAAAAAATTAAGTTTCGCTGCTGCTGCAAACCTTTATTCAGATAATAAAGAGAGTAAATACAATGGTGGTATGATGCTTAATGCCGAAAATGTTCAGGCAAGAAGTACTTTTATTCCGGTTGATAAATTAGATCCTTCGGTTTTTTTGGTCATCGATAGCATGAAAATTGGCGGCATTTCTAAACCAGATTTATTTACTGCAGCTGATGGAAAACAAGGCTACCGTATTTTATATTTAAAATCTAAAATACCACCGCACAAAGCAAACTTAACTCAAGATTTTCCAAAAATCAGAGATGCCGCACAAAGTGATAAAATTAATCGTACTTTAAGCGAATGGTTTGAAAAACGTCGCGAAAGCACTTACATTAAAATCGATGACGAATTTAATACCTGTGATGAATTAAAAATCTGGACTAAAACCACAGCCGCAAAATAA
- a CDS encoding IS4 family transposase, whose product MHREFTDLGDHRLLLRGNKILNDLFSRSVHSIRQLTDDDASAKGFYRFLLNERISEDELLSNLIGNCKAACSGRYVICFQDTTEINLSSHGNRINKTSGLGTTNANKVKGLGFFIHPSLVVDAENCIPYGYSDIKIWNRPLEFSSKFERQYQSLPIEEKESYKWIEASNNTKSALSDVVKGMLIVQDREGDIYEQFALIPDGHTDLLVRARSNRTLGDKTKLFDCLSAYESAGYYELPVAAKGKRKKRTAKIEVRYRDIEIKSTKGTSKGLPTTVPLFMVEAKEVGYAGEDSICWRLLTTLPVESIEMAKACIEWYSWRWTIEEVFKILKKEGYNIEASELEYASSVKKLSILIMEVVIKLFLMRLSYAEPEIELSADSCFTAQEQEFLDHRIIRLEGKTQKQKNPYQAKDLKRYVWAIARLGGWKGYESNRHPGITTLWIGIKYFKASMQGWDIHRDVSTR is encoded by the coding sequence ATGCATCGAGAATTTACAGATTTAGGGGATCATCGTTTACTTTTAAGAGGGAATAAGATTTTAAATGACCTTTTTAGCCGGAGTGTTCATTCGATACGGCAACTTACAGATGATGATGCATCCGCAAAAGGCTTCTACCGTTTTCTCCTGAATGAACGGATAAGCGAGGATGAACTCTTGTCCAACCTTATTGGGAACTGTAAAGCAGCATGTTCAGGCAGATATGTTATCTGCTTTCAGGACACTACCGAGATTAACCTTAGTAGTCACGGGAATAGGATAAATAAAACCAGTGGCCTAGGCACCACCAATGCAAACAAAGTTAAGGGGCTTGGCTTTTTTATACATCCAAGCCTGGTTGTTGATGCAGAGAACTGCATTCCCTATGGTTACTCTGACATTAAGATATGGAACCGACCGCTGGAGTTTAGCTCAAAATTTGAGCGTCAGTACCAATCGCTGCCTATAGAAGAGAAAGAATCCTATAAATGGATCGAGGCTTCGAACAATACCAAATCTGCATTAAGCGATGTTGTAAAGGGTATGCTGATCGTTCAGGACAGAGAGGGCGATATATATGAACAGTTTGCGCTCATTCCAGATGGGCACACCGATCTATTGGTCCGGGCAAGATCCAACAGAACGCTGGGCGATAAGACCAAGCTTTTCGATTGCCTTTCCGCCTATGAGTCAGCAGGATACTACGAACTTCCTGTAGCCGCCAAGGGGAAACGGAAAAAGCGGACTGCTAAAATAGAGGTCAGGTATAGAGATATCGAAATAAAAAGCACAAAGGGTACCAGCAAGGGGTTGCCCACTACAGTACCCCTGTTTATGGTAGAGGCAAAAGAGGTTGGCTACGCAGGAGAGGACAGTATCTGCTGGAGGTTGCTGACTACCCTTCCTGTAGAAAGTATCGAAATGGCAAAGGCCTGTATAGAATGGTACAGCTGGCGATGGACTATAGAGGAAGTATTCAAGATACTTAAGAAAGAGGGATACAACATAGAAGCATCGGAACTTGAATACGCCTCTTCGGTTAAAAAACTTTCTATACTGATCATGGAAGTGGTGATCAAACTGTTTCTCATGAGACTCTCCTATGCAGAGCCTGAGATAGAACTGTCAGCAGATTCCTGTTTTACGGCCCAGGAACAGGAGTTTCTTGATCATCGGATAATCCGTCTTGAAGGGAAAACCCAAAAGCAGAAAAACCCATATCAGGCAAAAGACCTAAAGAGGTATGTATGGGCAATAGCCAGACTTGGGGGATGGAAAGGCTACGAAAGTAACAGGCACCCAGGAATTACTACCCTTTGGATAGGCATCAAGTATTTTAAAGCATCAATGCAGGGTTGGGATATCCACAGAGATGTGTCCACACGATAG
- a CDS encoding M28 family peptidase, which produces MNKKLFILPLFALIAFQACQNKTNQNADETGEKPLSLASPDFNADSAYAYTKTQVDFGPRIPGTEAHQKCADYLVAKLKLFGAEVSIQGERTQTYDGKSFQLKNIVAAFHPDKKKRVLITAHWDARPFSDQDTDPTNHTKPFDAANDGASGVAVILEMARQIQQKQPDVGIDFVLWDLEDYGKANDETPDETTWCLGSQYWAKKAIATGYKALYGINLDMVGGGSAQFTQDEISRQAAPNVVNLVWDIGNEIGYASYFTKIPSGKLVDDHFWMNKAGVSSIDIIHYSDNSGFYINWHTQLDNLANIDKNTLKATGQTVLETIYREK; this is translated from the coding sequence ATGAATAAAAAACTTTTCATCCTGCCTTTATTCGCTTTAATTGCATTTCAGGCTTGTCAGAATAAAACAAACCAAAATGCTGATGAAACTGGAGAGAAGCCACTAAGTTTAGCTTCTCCAGATTTTAATGCCGATAGTGCTTATGCCTATACCAAAACGCAGGTAGATTTCGGACCAAGAATTCCGGGAACGGAAGCACACCAAAAATGTGCAGATTATTTGGTGGCAAAATTAAAGTTGTTCGGTGCCGAAGTAAGTATCCAAGGCGAGAGAACGCAAACTTATGATGGGAAGAGCTTTCAACTGAAAAACATTGTTGCTGCATTTCATCCAGATAAAAAGAAGAGGGTTTTAATTACGGCACATTGGGATGCCCGCCCATTTTCTGATCAGGATACCGACCCTACAAATCATACAAAACCTTTTGATGCCGCAAATGATGGGGCGAGCGGAGTGGCGGTGATTTTGGAAATGGCACGTCAGATTCAGCAGAAACAGCCAGATGTTGGAATTGATTTCGTACTATGGGATTTGGAAGATTATGGCAAGGCCAATGATGAAACACCAGATGAAACCACATGGTGCTTAGGCTCTCAGTATTGGGCTAAAAAAGCAATTGCAACAGGATATAAAGCTCTGTATGGCATTAACCTTGATATGGTTGGTGGTGGTAGCGCACAGTTTACACAGGATGAAATTTCCCGTCAAGCTGCTCCAAACGTAGTAAACCTGGTTTGGGATATTGGTAATGAAATTGGCTATGCTTCTTACTTTACAAAAATACCAAGCGGAAAATTAGTTGATGATCATTTTTGGATGAACAAAGCCGGTGTTTCTTCTATCGATATTATCCATTACAGTGATAACAGTGGTTTTTATATTAATTGGCACACACAATTGGATAACTTAGCCAACATTGATAAAAATACCTTGAAGGCCACCGGGCAAACTGTTTTAGAAACCATTTATAGAGAAAAATAA
- a CDS encoding DinB family protein, with amino-acid sequence MDTNNLTGAIAALMDEYKKAVDELIAVIEPISPHQLTKTIEPESSNTDCISIQTILTHVTASMFSYAVYIENSIGLKTVRPDRLKFDHITPYISRLGEALKYNEDFFIRNPDITMEEFDQSKKINTRWGQQYDVEQMLEHAIVHILRHRRQIKNALTKFNFLSLAEK; translated from the coding sequence ATGGATACCAATAACCTTACAGGCGCTATAGCTGCGCTAATGGATGAATATAAAAAAGCAGTTGATGAACTGATTGCGGTAATCGAACCAATTAGTCCGCATCAACTGACTAAAACCATTGAACCAGAAAGTTCAAATACAGATTGCATTTCCATTCAAACTATCTTAACGCATGTAACTGCTTCGATGTTTAGTTATGCGGTGTATATCGAAAATTCTATTGGATTGAAAACAGTCAGGCCGGACCGATTGAAGTTTGACCACATTACACCTTATATTTCAAGACTCGGGGAAGCACTTAAATATAACGAGGACTTTTTCATCAGAAATCCCGACATCACCATGGAGGAGTTCGATCAATCGAAAAAGATAAACACAAGGTGGGGACAGCAATACGATGTAGAACAAATGTTAGAGCACGCTATTGTTCATATTTTAAGACATAGGAGGCAGATTAAAAATGCTTTGACCAAGTTTAATTTTTTGTCCTTAGCAGAAAAATAA
- a CDS encoding endonuclease domain-containing protein, which produces MDNNHYNSKLKTFARGHRNDSTKAEIRMWCELLTNKKMLGYSFLRQRPIANYIADFFSKDLKLVIEVDGLSHEWEGQFEKDKARENVLKALGFHVLRFSDDEVMNDIENVNRTIQCFIEKWEKEHPRSC; this is translated from the coding sequence ATGGATAACAACCACTATAATTCTAAATTAAAAACTTTTGCCAGAGGCCATCGAAATGATAGTACCAAAGCCGAGATAAGAATGTGGTGTGAATTGTTGACGAATAAAAAAATGCTGGGATATTCTTTCTTAAGACAGCGGCCGATTGCGAATTATATTGCAGATTTTTTTTCAAAAGATTTAAAGTTGGTTATCGAGGTTGATGGACTTTCTCATGAATGGGAGGGGCAATTTGAAAAAGACAAAGCACGTGAAAATGTTTTGAAAGCATTGGGTTTTCATGTTCTGAGGTTTAGCGATGATGAGGTAATGAACGATATCGAGAATGTGAACAGGACGATTCAATGTTTTATAGAGAAGTGGGAGAAGGAGCATCCGAGATCCTGTTGA
- the cysS gene encoding cysteine--tRNA ligase: MNTGLQLYNTLSRKKELFQPLNAPNVGMYVCGPTVYSDVHLGNCRTFISFDLIFRYLKYAGYKVRYVRNITDAGHLEGDRDEGDDKFAKRAKLEQLEPMEIVQKYTLGFHDVLRMFNTLPPSIEPTATGHIIEQIEMIKVIIANGYGYEVDGNVYFDVEKYSKEYNYTILTNRNLEDMLNNTRELGGQDEKRGRLDFALWIKAKPETLMQWQSPWGMGFPGWHIECSAMSAKYLGAEFDIHGGGMDLAATHHTNEIAQSEACSHKQPARYWMHTNMLTVNGTRMSKSAGNGFLPLELFTGDHPLLKKGFSPMTVKFFMLQAHYRSTLDFSNDALDASEKGFRRLMAAIGLLDKLTVSEQNDFDIDALKDKCIHAMNDDFNSPILIAELFEAVRIINTVYDGKGKISAEALEKLKQLINDFVFDILGLKDEDAGGNDLNGVLDMVINLRTEAKANKDYATSDRIRIGLQELGIQLKDGKEGTTWSKS; this comes from the coding sequence ATGAATACTGGCTTACAGCTTTATAATACGCTTTCGCGCAAAAAAGAACTTTTTCAACCCTTAAATGCACCCAATGTTGGGATGTATGTTTGCGGCCCTACAGTTTATAGTGATGTGCACCTGGGTAATTGCCGTACGTTTATTTCTTTCGATTTAATTTTTAGGTATCTTAAATATGCGGGTTATAAAGTACGTTATGTACGTAATATTACTGATGCAGGTCACTTAGAGGGCGATAGGGACGAGGGTGACGATAAGTTTGCGAAACGTGCTAAATTAGAGCAGCTTGAGCCAATGGAAATTGTACAGAAGTACACTTTAGGTTTCCATGATGTATTGCGTATGTTTAATACCTTGCCACCAAGTATTGAGCCTACGGCTACAGGTCACATTATTGAGCAGATTGAAATGATTAAGGTAATTATTGCCAATGGTTATGGTTACGAGGTTGATGGTAACGTATATTTTGATGTAGAAAAATATAGCAAAGAATATAATTATACCATTTTAACCAACCGCAATCTGGAAGATATGCTGAACAATACCAGAGAACTGGGTGGCCAGGATGAGAAACGCGGAAGGCTGGATTTTGCACTCTGGATAAAAGCGAAACCTGAAACCCTAATGCAATGGCAATCGCCCTGGGGCATGGGTTTTCCGGGCTGGCATATCGAATGTTCGGCTATGAGTGCTAAATATTTGGGTGCCGAATTTGATATCCACGGTGGTGGAATGGATTTAGCGGCAACGCACCATACCAATGAAATTGCACAATCTGAAGCTTGTAGCCATAAACAGCCTGCCCGCTATTGGATGCACACCAATATGCTTACCGTAAACGGTACGAGAATGTCTAAATCAGCCGGGAATGGTTTTCTTCCTTTAGAATTATTTACTGGCGATCACCCTTTATTGAAAAAAGGCTTTAGCCCGATGACGGTTAAGTTTTTTATGTTACAGGCACACTACCGCAGTACTTTAGATTTTTCTAATGATGCATTGGATGCTTCAGAAAAGGGCTTTCGCCGCTTAATGGCTGCCATTGGTTTGTTAGATAAGTTGACCGTTTCGGAGCAGAACGATTTCGATATAGATGCACTGAAGGATAAATGCATCCACGCGATGAATGACGATTTTAACAGTCCGATTCTGATTGCCGAACTATTTGAAGCGGTAAGAATTATCAATACCGTTTACGATGGTAAAGGAAAAATCTCTGCCGAAGCTTTAGAAAAGTTAAAGCAGCTGATTAACGATTTCGTATTCGATATTTTAGGACTGAAAGATGAGGATGCCGGAGGTAACGACTTAAACGGCGTTTTGGATATGGTAATTAACTTAAGGACAGAAGCGAAAGCTAATAAAGATTATGCTACTTCTGATCGTATTCGTATCGGATTACAGGAATTGGGTATCCAGCTTAAGGATGGCAAAGAGGGTACGACCTGGAGTAAGTCTTAA
- a CDS encoding aspartate/glutamate racemase family protein, which produces MRKIGLVGGISWVSTIDYYRFINEGVNERLGGLNFAECLIYSLNFADVQDKTWEGSFDLLLDACERLKRSGVEAIVLCANTAHLFADQLQEKIALPIIHIGTETAKAINATGIKKVGLLGTVLTMEKDFYIKKLEDHGLNVLVPARKETRDYIQFTLKEELGRGLILAETREQYIKKLMI; this is translated from the coding sequence ATGAGAAAAATTGGTTTAGTAGGCGGCATTAGCTGGGTATCGACAATAGATTATTATCGTTTTATAAATGAGGGCGTAAATGAGCGGCTGGGTGGATTAAATTTCGCCGAATGTTTAATTTACTCCCTTAATTTTGCTGATGTTCAGGATAAAACCTGGGAAGGATCGTTTGATCTTTTGCTAGATGCCTGTGAGCGTTTAAAGCGTAGTGGTGTAGAAGCCATTGTGTTATGTGCCAATACAGCCCATCTTTTTGCCGATCAGCTTCAGGAAAAAATTGCTTTGCCGATTATCCATATCGGTACAGAAACTGCTAAAGCCATAAATGCTACAGGAATTAAAAAGGTAGGTTTATTGGGTACCGTACTTACCATGGAAAAGGACTTTTATATTAAAAAGCTCGAAGACCATGGATTAAACGTATTGGTGCCAGCCAGGAAAGAAACCCGTGATTACATACAGTTTACACTTAAAGAAGAACTGGGTAGAGGATTAATTTTAGCGGAAACCAGGGAGCAGTATATCAAAAAATTAATGATTTGA
- a CDS encoding MoxR family ATPase, with protein MQYKNEVEAVDALHQSFNNIKAEISKVVVGQDDIIKSVLIAIFSNGHCLLVGVPGLAKTLLVQTVASVLDLDFNRIQFTPDLMPSDIIGAEILGEDRHFKFIKGPVFSNIILADEINRTPPKTQAALLEAMQEKSVTAAGQTHILPKPFFVLATQNPIEQEGTYPLPEAQLDRFMFNIQLNYPAFADELNIVKNTTSNKTIQLQKIIHADDIQYFQKLIRDIPITDNVLEYAVKLAAKTRPNSEFATDAINKYISWGAGPRASQFLVLGAKCHAAVTGKYSPDIEDVKAVAEPILRHRIVRNYRAEAEGLSIEKIIKDLL; from the coding sequence ATGCAGTATAAGAACGAAGTAGAAGCTGTTGATGCACTTCATCAATCTTTCAACAACATTAAAGCCGAAATAAGCAAAGTAGTAGTTGGACAAGATGACATCATAAAATCTGTTTTAATCGCCATATTTAGTAACGGACATTGTCTGTTGGTGGGCGTACCAGGATTAGCCAAAACTTTACTTGTACAAACTGTAGCTTCTGTTTTAGATCTCGATTTCAATCGAATTCAGTTTACACCGGATTTAATGCCAAGCGACATTATTGGCGCAGAGATTTTAGGAGAAGACAGGCACTTTAAGTTTATAAAAGGGCCTGTTTTTTCTAATATTATCCTGGCTGATGAAATTAACCGTACACCGCCAAAAACCCAAGCTGCTTTATTAGAAGCCATGCAGGAGAAATCGGTTACCGCAGCTGGCCAGACCCATATCCTACCAAAACCATTTTTCGTTTTGGCCACACAAAATCCGATTGAACAGGAAGGAACTTACCCCCTACCCGAAGCTCAATTAGATCGTTTCATGTTCAATATTCAATTAAATTATCCTGCCTTTGCAGATGAATTGAACATCGTAAAAAACACCACAAGCAATAAAACCATACAGCTGCAGAAAATTATCCATGCAGATGATATTCAATATTTCCAGAAACTGATCCGCGATATTCCAATTACAGATAATGTTTTAGAATATGCAGTAAAATTAGCGGCTAAAACCCGTCCGAACAGCGAATTTGCTACAGATGCGATTAACAAATACATTAGCTGGGGTGCTGGTCCGCGGGCTTCTCAATTTTTAGTACTGGGTGCAAAATGCCATGCCGCTGTAACCGGAAAATACTCACCTGATATCGAAGATGTTAAAGCTGTTGCCGAACCTATTTTACGTCACCGCATTGTGCGTAATTATCGCGCAGAAGCCGAAGGTTTATCTATAGAAAAAATTATTAAAGATTTATTGTAG
- a CDS encoding aspartate/glutamate racemase family protein, which produces MIADGAEGIILGCTEILMLISQADFEIPIFDTTKIHCQAIVDYILS; this is translated from the coding sequence TTGATAGCAGATGGCGCTGAAGGCATTATTCTGGGATGCACAGAAATTCTAATGCTGATTAGTCAGGCTGACTTTGAAATTCCAATATTCGATACCACTAAAATTCATTGCCAGGCGATTGTAGATTATATTCTTTCTTAG